One window from the genome of Musa acuminata AAA Group cultivar baxijiao chromosome BXJ1-4, Cavendish_Baxijiao_AAA, whole genome shotgun sequence encodes:
- the LOC135649414 gene encoding proline-rich receptor-like protein kinase PERK2 has protein sequence MNRSSNQNPHPKLKTQPRALFSCGIFGNCTQSVLSPTTPPPSSATFLASASPPPAATTPPPSASTPPPPPQQSVASDPPRPAQPGRPPPSSSSSSSSSSSTSQSFTQWRFPLHHHDQQQLPPDTERPPPALDTCAAASFNLAEVFHAAELQFATGVSLPALRLLERSLAPGTAPSPVPCPPKVMAGVVAALRVPASARPAAKVLLALLLADHNRRTAVETGAASAAIEAVVASGPAGATAERALAALELLCRVAEGAAEVRAHSATSAALAGAVEGMAGRGRECAIGVMAAIYGGPTAGSAPPEVGRAVVVAMQGECSSRGRRKGAQLLRAMQECGRLELPTDGC, from the coding sequence ATGAACCGGAGCAGCAACCAGAATCCCCATCCTAAGCTAAAGACCCAGCCGCGGGCTCTCTTCTCCTGCGGCATCTTCGGCAACTGCACACAGTCCGTTCTCAGCCCCACCACCCCTCCCCCCTCCTCCGCCACCTTCCTAGCCTCCGCGTCGCCGCCACCTGCGGCTACTACTCCTCCGCCCTCAGCCTCGACGCCGCCGCCCCCTCCTCAGCAGTCCGTCGCCTCCGACCCGCCGCGGCCGGCCCAACCCGGACgccctcctccttcctcctcgtcctcgtcgtcctcctcctcgtctacTTCCCAGAGCTTCACCCAGTGGAGATTCCCCTTGCACCACCACGATCAGCAGCAACTACCGCCTGACACGGAGCGTCCACCGCCGGCCCTCGACACGTGTGCCGCTGCCTCCTTCAACCTCGCTGAGGTATTTCATGCCGCCGAGCTCCAGTTCGCCACCGGCGTCAGCCTCCCGGCCCTGCGTCTGCTAGAGAGATCCCTCGCCCCGGGCACCGCTCCCTCGCCGGTACCCTGCCCTCCGAAGGTGATGGCCGGAGTGGTTGCCGCCCTGCGGGTCCCGGCATCGGCCCGACCGGCGGCCAAGGTGCTCCTCGCGCTGCTACTCGCGGACCACAACCGGCGGACCGCGGTGGAGACCGGAGCCGCGTCGGCTGCGATTGAGGCGGTAGTGGCGTCGGGGCCAGCGGGGGCGACGGCGGAGCGGGCGCTAGCTGCGCTGGAGCTGCTGTGCAGGGTCGCGGAGGGGGCGGCCGAGGTACGGGCGCACTCTGCGACATCGGCGGCGCTGGCGGGGGCGGTGGAGGGGATGGCGGGCAGGGGGAGGGAGTGCGCCATCGGGGTGATGGCGGCGATCTACGGAGGGCCAACCGCGGGGTCAGCACCGCCGGAGGTGGGGAGGGCGGTGGTGGTTGCGATGCAGGGGGAGTGCAGCTCGCGGGGAAGGCGGAAGGGGGCACAGCTGCTGCGGGCGATGCAGGAGTGCGGGCGGCTGGAACTCCCCACCGACGGGTGCTGA
- the LOC135649449 gene encoding uncharacterized protein LOC135649449 isoform X3: protein MGDPSLPPPPNARFLFGSSALDDSYRPLPSLYLAFLAIWAISAFAWTINTWRNRFPQTSNLQWMLASIPLTKTLQLALSSSFWYSCINLQICSLWMSFGVYVTGILFQTASFVSFMLISHGYCIIYERLSVRERRMTAALSCILYLTLVGYRAAVPYFTVFLLLNYSLSFYIIFRHTSQNLSVLHEQLSFIENEDTHAMHNALRTKYTMLKKFQGAMQFVAVVEAMIYLNVDETLDNYWFRLLVREWAQFCIFLYIGWTFRTQEVSLHFSVMPALKSKMEMIVPPVYSIEMDAADFNDLVSQECHVGV, encoded by the exons ATGGGGGATCCCTCGCTTCCTCCTCCGCCCAATGCGCGCTTCTTGTTCGGGTCATCGGCCTTGGACGACTCGTACCGGCCGCTCCCTTCGCTCTACCTAGCGTTCCTGGCGATCTGGGCCATCTCCGCCTTCGCCTGGACCATTAACACCTGGAGGAACCGTTTTCCCCAG ACGAGCAATCTGCAGTGGATGTTGGCTTCAATTCCGCTTACTAAGACTTTGCAACTGGCGCTTTCATCTTCATTCTG GTATTCTTGCATAAATCTTCAGATATGCTCACTGTGGATGTCCTTTGGGGTGTATGTAACTGGAATACTCTTTCAAACTGCCTCATTTGTGTCATTTATGCTCATATCTCATGGTTACTGCATCATCTATGAGCGTCTTTCAGTACGTGAACGACGTATGACAGCTGCATTGAGCTGCATACTCTACCTGACCCTTGTTGGTTATAGAGCTGCTGTGCCTTATTTCACG GTATTCCTTCTGCTGAACTACTCGTTGTCATTCTACATAATCTTCCGCCATACCTCTCAAAATCTGTCAGTTCTGCACGAACAGTTGAGCTTTATAGAGAATGAAGATACTCATGCAATGCACAATGCATTGCGTACAAAGTACACAATGTTGAA GAAATTTCAAGGTGCAATGCAATTTGTAGCTGTGGTAGAAGCTATG ATCTATTTGAATGTTGATGAGACACTGGATAATTATTGGTTTCGTTTGTTGGTACGGGAATGGGCACAATTTTGCATCTTCCTGTACATTGG GTGGACTTTTAGAACACAGGAAGTTTCACTACATTTCTCTGTGATGCCTGCCTTGAAGTCCAAAATGGAGATGATAGTGCCTCCTGTATATAGCATA GAAATGGATGCTGCTGACTTTAATGATTTGGTTTCTCAAGAATGCCATGTTGGTGTG TAA
- the LOC135649449 gene encoding uncharacterized protein LOC135649449 isoform X1, translated as MGDPSLPPPPNARFLFGSSALDDSYRPLPSLYLAFLAIWAISAFAWTINTWRNRFPQTSNLQWMLASIPLTKTLQLALSSSFWYSCINLQICSLWMSFGVYVTGILFQTASFVSFMLISHGYCIIYERLSVRERRMTAALSCILYLTLVGYRAAVPYFTVFLLLNYSLSFYIIFRHTSQNLSVLHEQLSFIENEDTHAMHNALRTKYTMLKKFQGAMQFVAVVEAMIYLNVDETLDNYWFRLLVREWAQFCIFLYIGWTFRTQEVSLHFSVMPALKSKMEMIVPPVYSIEMDAADFNDLVSQECHVGVQTCFPSSTNEHFFKPVLIIVQNPRSASRHSTEALTRSTSNSARSTSKCGLVEDRV; from the exons ATGGGGGATCCCTCGCTTCCTCCTCCGCCCAATGCGCGCTTCTTGTTCGGGTCATCGGCCTTGGACGACTCGTACCGGCCGCTCCCTTCGCTCTACCTAGCGTTCCTGGCGATCTGGGCCATCTCCGCCTTCGCCTGGACCATTAACACCTGGAGGAACCGTTTTCCCCAG ACGAGCAATCTGCAGTGGATGTTGGCTTCAATTCCGCTTACTAAGACTTTGCAACTGGCGCTTTCATCTTCATTCTG GTATTCTTGCATAAATCTTCAGATATGCTCACTGTGGATGTCCTTTGGGGTGTATGTAACTGGAATACTCTTTCAAACTGCCTCATTTGTGTCATTTATGCTCATATCTCATGGTTACTGCATCATCTATGAGCGTCTTTCAGTACGTGAACGACGTATGACAGCTGCATTGAGCTGCATACTCTACCTGACCCTTGTTGGTTATAGAGCTGCTGTGCCTTATTTCACG GTATTCCTTCTGCTGAACTACTCGTTGTCATTCTACATAATCTTCCGCCATACCTCTCAAAATCTGTCAGTTCTGCACGAACAGTTGAGCTTTATAGAGAATGAAGATACTCATGCAATGCACAATGCATTGCGTACAAAGTACACAATGTTGAA GAAATTTCAAGGTGCAATGCAATTTGTAGCTGTGGTAGAAGCTATG ATCTATTTGAATGTTGATGAGACACTGGATAATTATTGGTTTCGTTTGTTGGTACGGGAATGGGCACAATTTTGCATCTTCCTGTACATTGG GTGGACTTTTAGAACACAGGAAGTTTCACTACATTTCTCTGTGATGCCTGCCTTGAAGTCCAAAATGGAGATGATAGTGCCTCCTGTATATAGCATA GAAATGGATGCTGCTGACTTTAATGATTTGGTTTCTCAAGAATGCCATGTTGGTGTG CAAACTTGTTTTCCTAGTTCGACCAATGAACATTTCTTCAAGCCAGTACTGATTATAGTTCAAAACCCACGATCAGCAAGCAGGCATTCCACAGAAGCACTTACAAGATCAACCTCCAATAGTGCTAGATCAACAAGCAAGTGTGGGCTTGTCGAGGATCGAGTTTAA
- the LOC135649449 gene encoding uncharacterized protein LOC135649449 isoform X2 — MGKFSGTRKSSARFILLIVCGQRGMDSTSNLQWMLASIPLTKTLQLALSSSFWYSCINLQICSLWMSFGVYVTGILFQTASFVSFMLISHGYCIIYERLSVRERRMTAALSCILYLTLVGYRAAVPYFTVFLLLNYSLSFYIIFRHTSQNLSVLHEQLSFIENEDTHAMHNALRTKYTMLKKFQGAMQFVAVVEAMIYLNVDETLDNYWFRLLVREWAQFCIFLYIGWTFRTQEVSLHFSVMPALKSKMEMIVPPVYSIEMDAADFNDLVSQECHVGVQTCFPSSTNEHFFKPVLIIVQNPRSASRHSTEALTRSTSNSARSTSKCGLVEDRV; from the exons ATGGGAAAATTTTCAGGGACAAGGAAATCTTCAGCAAGATTCATCCTATTAATAGTGTGCGGTCAGAGAGGCATGGACTCG ACGAGCAATCTGCAGTGGATGTTGGCTTCAATTCCGCTTACTAAGACTTTGCAACTGGCGCTTTCATCTTCATTCTG GTATTCTTGCATAAATCTTCAGATATGCTCACTGTGGATGTCCTTTGGGGTGTATGTAACTGGAATACTCTTTCAAACTGCCTCATTTGTGTCATTTATGCTCATATCTCATGGTTACTGCATCATCTATGAGCGTCTTTCAGTACGTGAACGACGTATGACAGCTGCATTGAGCTGCATACTCTACCTGACCCTTGTTGGTTATAGAGCTGCTGTGCCTTATTTCACG GTATTCCTTCTGCTGAACTACTCGTTGTCATTCTACATAATCTTCCGCCATACCTCTCAAAATCTGTCAGTTCTGCACGAACAGTTGAGCTTTATAGAGAATGAAGATACTCATGCAATGCACAATGCATTGCGTACAAAGTACACAATGTTGAA GAAATTTCAAGGTGCAATGCAATTTGTAGCTGTGGTAGAAGCTATG ATCTATTTGAATGTTGATGAGACACTGGATAATTATTGGTTTCGTTTGTTGGTACGGGAATGGGCACAATTTTGCATCTTCCTGTACATTGG GTGGACTTTTAGAACACAGGAAGTTTCACTACATTTCTCTGTGATGCCTGCCTTGAAGTCCAAAATGGAGATGATAGTGCCTCCTGTATATAGCATA GAAATGGATGCTGCTGACTTTAATGATTTGGTTTCTCAAGAATGCCATGTTGGTGTG CAAACTTGTTTTCCTAGTTCGACCAATGAACATTTCTTCAAGCCAGTACTGATTATAGTTCAAAACCCACGATCAGCAAGCAGGCATTCCACAGAAGCACTTACAAGATCAACCTCCAATAGTGCTAGATCAACAAGCAAGTGTGGGCTTGTCGAGGATCGAGTTTAA
- the LOC135586491 gene encoding uncharacterized protein LOC135586491 — MGDPRRSWREDSRHGDDAWGRPRNIPWTQPDPPPQPWGGWGCPPHSVPLWEKIYLSDVCGMPWERICMIRRCMSVSRHEGVFRWDDSAALEAFQNSKTRLWAEYHGRPCDIPLPDPDMFIDEVDHDAVIDPELIADLEMKPADSADLVDGRINKLPSATDNSGGRLPTANWDVYLAQEVRPTGWGDVPEPNSWNQQGKGVVGNSWNCVGRGWDQQATQDDQWRGRGRDNYVGYNDRMSIPWETWEITNRNFEPGRRNGRTRDEGGHWGPRHTRPKYQTNAYQSNDDRRRNYKGKNRMTNRCYKETPA; from the coding sequence ATGGGCGACCCGAGGCGATCTTGGAGAGAGGATTCGCGTCATGGAGACGATGCCTGGGGTCGACCGCGCAACATCCCATGGACGCAGCCGGATCCGCCCCCACAGCCTTGGGGCGGATGGGGCTGCCCTCCCCACTCCGTCCCCCTGTGGGAGAAGATATACCTCAGCGACGTCTGTGGCATGCCATGGGAGAGGATCTGCATGATCCGGAGATGCATGTCCGTTAGTCGCCACGAGGGCGTCTTCCGATGGGACGATTCGGCGGCCTTGGAGGCTTTCCAGAACTCGAAGACCAGGCTCTGGGCGGAGTACCACGGCCGCCCCTGTGACATCCCCTTGCCTGATCCGGATATGTTTATCGACGAGGTCGACCACGACGCCGTGATCGACCCCGAACTGATCGCGGACTTGGAGATGAAGCCGGCGGATTCCGCTGATTTAGTCGACGGCCGCATCAATAAGCTTCCTTCGGCAACGGATAACAGCGGTGGTCGTCTTCCGACTGCGAACTGGGATGTTTATCTTGCACAGGAGGTGCGGCCTACGGGATGGGGTGACGTGCCGGAACCTAATTCCTGGAACCAGCAGGGAAAGGGTGTAGTTGGCAACTCATGGAATTGCGTTGGTCGTGGTTGGGATCAGCAAGCTACTCAGGATGATCAGTGGAGGGGTCGTGGAAGGGATAATTATGTGGGTTATAATGATAGGATGAGTATCCCGTGGGAAACCTGGGAGATCACGAATAGGAATTTTGAACcaggtagaagaaatggaagGACAAGGGACGAAGGAGGTCACTGGGGACCGAGACATACAAGACCGAAGTATCAAACCAATGCTTACCAATCAAATGACGACCGTCGGAGAAACTATAAAGGAAAAAATCGAATGACAAATCGTTGCTACAAGGAGACCCCTGCTTGA
- the LOC103981499 gene encoding shaggy-related protein kinase eta, which translates to MASLPLGPHHPPPPLPPQEHDTLNPAAAPRRPGMDEDKKTSVLEGNDAVTGHIISTTIGGKNGEPKQTISYMAERVVGTGSFGIVFQAKCLETGETVAIKKVLQDPRYKNRELQLMRSMDHSNVISLKHCFFSTTSRDELFLNLVMEYVPETLYRVLRHYSSVNQRMPLIYVKLYTYQIFRGLAYIHTVPGVCHRDVKPQNVLVDPLTHQVKLCDFGSAKVLVKGEPNISYICSRYYRAPELIFGATEYTASIDIWSVGCVLAELLLGQPLFPGDSAVDQLVEIIKVLGTPTREEIRCMNPNYTEFRFPQIKAHPWHKIFHKRMPPEAIDLTSRLLQYSPSFRCTALEACAHPFFDELREPNARLPNGRPLPPLFDFKQELNGASPELIDKLIPEHLRRQLSLSFLRVPGT; encoded by the exons AAAACATCTGTTTTGGAGGGGAACGATGCAGTCACTGGACATATCATTTCCACCACCATTGGAGGCAAGAATGGTGAACCCAAGCAG ACCATCAGTTACATGGCAGAGCGCGTCGTAGGGACTGGCTCATTTGGAATTGTATTCCag GCAAAATGTTTGGAAACAGGGGAGACTGTTGCGATAAAGAAGGTTTTGCAGGATCCAAGATACAAAAACCGTGAGCTGCAGCTGATGCGTTCAATGGATCATTCAAATGTGATCTCACTAAAGCATTGTTTCTTCTCCACCACAAGCAGGGATGAGCTTTTTCTTAACCTGGTCATGGAATATGTGCCTGAAACTCTTTATCGTGTTCTAAGACATTACAGCAGTGTGAATCAGAGGATGCCTCTTATATATGTGAAGCTTTATACGTATCAG ATATTTAGAGGGTTGGCTTATATTCATACAGTTCCTGGTGTTTGCCATAGAGATGTAAAGCCACAAAATGTTTTG GTAGATCCTCTTACTCATCAAGTCAAGCTATGTGATTTCGGAAGTGCAAAGGTTTTG GTCAAGGGTGAACCAAACATTTCTTACATTTGCTCTCGGTATTATCGTGCTCCAGAGCTTATTTTTGGTGCAACAGAATATACAGCATCTATTGATATATGGTCAGTGGGTTGTGTTCTTGCTGAGTTGCTCCTCGGTCAG CCATTATTTCCTGGAGACAGTGCTGTCGATCAACTTGTTGAGATAATCAAG GTTCTCGGGACTCCAACTCGTGAAGAAATTCGGTGCATGAATCCAAACTATACAGAGTTCAGGTTTCCACAGATAAAGGCTCATCCATGGCACAAG ATATTTCATAAGCGAATGCCTCCTGAGGCAATAGATCTTACGTCGCGCCTTCTCCAATACTCTCCTAGTTTTCGGTGCActgca TTGGAAGCATGTGCTCaccccttctttgatgagctacgAGAACCAAATGCACGGTTGCCGAATGGTCGTCCTCTGCCTCCACTTTTTGACTTCAAACAAGAA TTAAATGGTGCATCGCCAGAGCTCATCGACAAGCTGATTCCGGAACACCTGAGGCGACAATTGAGTCTCAGTTTCCTGCGAGTTCCTGGGACGTAG